One genomic segment of Arthrobacter sp. Marseille-P9274 includes these proteins:
- a CDS encoding YchJ family protein, translated as MFRESIAPSDPCPCGSTAAYRDCCGRLHAGLAEAGTAEELMRSRYSAFVAGDSAYLLRSWSSETRPRSLELDPEQQWEGLEIVRVVRGGANDTAGTVEFRARFRTGGAAQEQHEVSTFVREDGRWVYRGALALR; from the coding sequence ATGTTCCGCGAATCGATTGCGCCGTCCGACCCCTGTCCCTGCGGCAGCACGGCGGCCTACCGCGACTGCTGCGGGCGCCTCCACGCCGGTCTGGCCGAGGCGGGGACGGCCGAGGAGCTGATGCGCTCGCGCTATTCGGCTTTCGTCGCCGGGGACAGTGCCTACCTGCTGCGGAGCTGGTCTTCGGAGACAAGGCCGCGCTCGCTGGAGCTCGATCCGGAGCAGCAGTGGGAGGGCCTCGAGATCGTCCGGGTGGTGAGGGGCGGCGCGAACGACACGGCAGGAACGGTCGAGTTCCGCGCACGCTTCCGGACCGGTGGAGCGGCGCAGGAACAGCATGAAGTCAGCACGTTCGTGCGTGAGGACGGCCGGTGGGTCTACCGCGGGGCGCTCGCACTCCGCTGA
- a CDS encoding DEAD/DEAH box helicase, with amino-acid sequence MPQLSFPQVDAGEIIRHVGGAAFARGKTYSSGRSVQDLSWDPDTGVLASRVQGTAAVPYRCRIRLKQTGAGYRLEENSCSCPVGWDCKHVAATLLFANLSNLQSREELKLPAPAASPAGVPQWQQALGPLLEPAAAASARTPRLAGKRPAGKVQPLGLQFEVRDQTLQAHQRWRPGSGVSHSGRVPASRLQLGVRPVVRSDNGRWVRSNLRWNSISFKTYGLNLDPEQHRWFSQFVPLHRANGQLHFGEDNDWLYLDEFSSPLLWRLLEEARQLGIELMGAKADTSLVIGRHAELRLDARSPKEGTGLNLDPVLFIDGEIQPLQGAGAIGNHGAYSYQAELRQITLAPVDRKLSRAEQELLQRPATVSVPAEDVPEFLERVYPRLQRTISLTSTDASVELPEIVPPQLVLTATYGKSNTLKLRWEFEYRSGEDAVRKPLDAAASDGGYRDTETETALRAAVRRVLGAEPAQAEATLRDMAAVEFTQDALPRLEKLDDVRVDIVGERPDYRELTATPELTISTVETEQTDWFDLGVMVKIEGREIPFGNIFRALSKGQKKLLLVDKTYLSLEQPVFDRLRVLVDEAMALQDRNSGELQISRYQAGLWEDLEELAVETEQARAWQDSVSGLLQLSSVEPTELPRGLHADLRPYQREGFNWLAFLWRYRLGGVLADDMGLGKTLQALALISHAKESADPPAAPFLVVAPTSVVPNWAHEAARFTPGLRVAAVAETQARSRRPLAETAAEADVVVTSYALFRINAQEYQAQEWAGLILDEAQFVKNRTTKAHHAARDLKTGFKLAITGTPMENNLMELWSILAIAAPGLFPSAQKFADHYQRPIERSGSAELLGKLRRRIRPLMLRRTKEAVATDLPPKQEQVLEVDLSPKHRKIYDTHLQRERQKILRLVEDMDRHRFTIFQSLTLLRMLSLDASLVHEDYSSVPSSKLDVLFEQLEDVLGEGHRALIFSQFTSFLKKAAARLDVEGVEYSYLDGTTRRRAEVINRFKEGKAPVFLISLKAGGFGLNLTEADYCFLLDPWWNPASEAQAVDRTHRIGQTKNVMVYRMVAKGTIEEKVMALKESKAKLFSSVMDDDAMFSSKLTAEDIRGLLEN; translated from the coding sequence GTGCCACAGCTTTCCTTCCCTCAGGTCGACGCCGGCGAAATCATCCGCCACGTCGGCGGGGCTGCCTTTGCCCGGGGAAAGACGTACTCCAGCGGGCGCTCGGTCCAGGACCTGAGCTGGGACCCGGATACGGGCGTGCTGGCAAGCCGCGTCCAGGGCACGGCGGCGGTGCCTTACCGCTGCCGCATCCGGCTGAAGCAGACCGGCGCCGGCTACCGGCTCGAGGAAAACTCGTGCAGCTGTCCGGTGGGCTGGGACTGCAAGCATGTCGCGGCCACACTGCTCTTCGCAAACCTCAGCAACCTCCAGTCCCGGGAGGAGCTCAAGCTGCCGGCACCGGCCGCCTCCCCCGCCGGAGTGCCGCAGTGGCAGCAGGCGCTGGGTCCCCTGCTCGAGCCTGCGGCGGCAGCTTCCGCACGCACGCCCCGGCTCGCCGGCAAACGGCCCGCCGGAAAGGTTCAGCCGCTGGGCCTGCAGTTCGAGGTGCGTGACCAGACCCTGCAGGCGCATCAACGGTGGCGGCCGGGCTCGGGCGTCAGCCACAGCGGCCGGGTGCCCGCCAGCCGCCTGCAGTTAGGCGTCCGTCCGGTCGTCCGGAGCGACAACGGCCGCTGGGTGCGCAGCAACCTGCGCTGGAACTCGATCAGCTTCAAGACGTACGGGCTGAACCTGGACCCCGAGCAGCACCGCTGGTTCTCGCAGTTCGTGCCGCTGCACCGCGCCAACGGCCAGCTGCACTTCGGCGAGGACAATGACTGGCTCTACCTGGACGAGTTCAGCAGCCCCCTGCTGTGGCGCCTCCTCGAGGAGGCCAGGCAGCTGGGGATCGAGCTGATGGGCGCCAAGGCCGACACCAGCCTGGTCATCGGCCGGCATGCGGAACTGCGGCTGGACGCGCGCTCCCCAAAGGAGGGAACCGGTCTCAACCTCGATCCGGTGCTGTTCATTGACGGCGAGATCCAGCCGCTCCAGGGGGCCGGAGCCATCGGCAACCACGGCGCCTACAGCTACCAGGCGGAGCTGCGGCAAATCACCCTGGCTCCGGTGGACCGGAAGCTGAGCCGCGCAGAGCAGGAGCTGCTGCAGCGCCCCGCGACCGTGAGCGTGCCTGCCGAGGACGTCCCGGAATTCCTGGAACGGGTCTACCCCCGGCTGCAGCGTACCATCAGCCTCACCAGCACGGATGCGTCCGTCGAGCTGCCCGAGATCGTCCCGCCGCAGCTCGTGCTCACCGCCACGTACGGCAAGTCCAATACCCTGAAGCTCAGATGGGAATTCGAATACCGTTCCGGCGAAGACGCGGTGCGGAAACCGCTCGATGCTGCCGCGTCGGATGGCGGGTACCGCGACACGGAGACCGAAACCGCGCTGCGCGCCGCGGTCCGCCGGGTCCTGGGCGCCGAACCTGCGCAGGCGGAAGCAACGCTGCGGGATATGGCCGCCGTCGAGTTCACCCAGGACGCGCTCCCGCGGCTGGAGAAACTGGACGACGTCAGGGTGGACATCGTCGGCGAGCGCCCGGACTACCGGGAGCTGACCGCCACGCCCGAGCTGACCATCAGCACCGTGGAGACGGAACAGACGGACTGGTTCGACCTCGGCGTCATGGTCAAGATCGAGGGACGCGAAATTCCCTTCGGCAACATTTTCCGCGCGCTTTCCAAGGGCCAGAAGAAGCTGCTGCTGGTCGACAAGACCTATCTCTCCCTCGAACAGCCCGTCTTCGACCGGCTCCGCGTCCTTGTCGACGAGGCGATGGCCTTGCAGGACCGGAACAGCGGGGAGCTACAGATCAGCCGCTACCAGGCCGGCCTCTGGGAGGACCTCGAGGAGCTGGCCGTCGAGACGGAACAGGCCAGGGCCTGGCAGGACTCCGTCAGCGGCCTGCTGCAGCTCTCCTCCGTCGAGCCAACGGAACTGCCGCGGGGCCTGCACGCCGACCTGCGGCCATACCAGCGCGAGGGCTTCAACTGGCTGGCCTTCCTCTGGCGTTACCGCCTGGGCGGCGTGCTGGCGGATGACATGGGCCTCGGCAAGACCCTGCAGGCCTTGGCGCTGATCAGCCACGCCAAGGAATCCGCGGACCCGCCTGCTGCCCCGTTCCTGGTGGTCGCACCCACCTCGGTGGTGCCGAACTGGGCCCACGAAGCCGCTCGCTTCACTCCCGGGCTGAGGGTCGCCGCGGTGGCCGAGACCCAGGCGCGCAGCCGCCGGCCGCTGGCCGAAACCGCTGCGGAGGCGGACGTCGTCGTTACTTCCTACGCGCTCTTCAGGATCAACGCCCAGGAGTACCAGGCGCAGGAGTGGGCCGGCCTCATCCTCGACGAAGCCCAGTTCGTCAAGAACCGCACCACGAAGGCGCACCATGCCGCACGCGACCTGAAAACCGGGTTCAAGCTGGCCATCACCGGCACACCGATGGAGAACAACCTGATGGAGCTGTGGTCCATCCTCGCGATCGCGGCCCCCGGCCTGTTCCCCTCGGCGCAGAAGTTCGCGGACCACTACCAGCGGCCGATTGAACGCTCCGGCAGCGCGGAATTACTGGGCAAACTACGACGACGCATCCGCCCCCTCATGCTGCGCCGCACCAAGGAAGCCGTCGCCACGGACCTCCCGCCGAAACAGGAACAGGTGCTGGAGGTGGATCTCAGCCCCAAGCACCGGAAGATCTATGACACGCACCTGCAGCGGGAGCGCCAGAAGATCCTGCGGCTGGTCGAGGACATGGACCGGCACCGCTTCACCATCTTCCAGTCGCTGACGCTGCTGCGCATGCTCAGCCTGGATGCCTCGCTGGTCCACGAGGACTACTCGTCCGTGCCCTCCAGCAAGCTCGATGTGCTCTTCGAACAATTGGAGGACGTACTGGGCGAAGGCCACCGCGCCCTGATCTTCAGCCAGTTCACCAGCTTCCTGAAGAAGGCCGCCGCCCGGTTGGACGTCGAAGGCGTGGAGTACAGCTACCTGGACGGCACAACGCGCCGTCGGGCCGAAGTGATCAACCGCTTCAAGGAAGGCAAGGCACCCGTCTTCCTGATCAGCCTCAAGGCCGGCGGCTTCGGGCTCAACCTCACCGAGGCGGATTATTGCTTCCTGCTCGATCCGTGGTGGAACCCCGCAAGCGAGGCCCAGGCCGTGGACCGCACGCACCGGATCGGCCAGACCAAGAACGTCATGGTCTACCGGATGGTCGCAAAGGGCACCATCGAAGAGAAGGTCATGGCGCTGAAGGAAAGCAAGGCCAAGCTCTTCTCGTCGGTGATGGACGACGACGCGATGTTCTCCTCCAAGCTGACCGCCGAGGACATCCGCGGCCTGCTGGAGAACTGA